A DNA window from bacterium contains the following coding sequences:
- a CDS encoding JAB domain-containing protein has product MGNQNKNSKYKPDVPENGLEQKIGEKPESFYDGSYHGYSVKLKVVRENSEYKPVQLNTPKSVYNFVKHLENEDREKFISILLDSKNRVLGVDEVSTGSLMSSMVEPREVFKTAILYNSANLIFAHNHPSGDPTPSASDIELTHHLQEGMKLLGIRLLDHIIIGYEQYKSMANEKLI; this is encoded by the coding sequence ATGGGAAACCAAAACAAAAACAGCAAGTACAAACCAGACGTTCCTGAAAACGGTCTTGAGCAAAAAATAGGAGAAAAACCGGAATCGTTTTACGACGGGAGCTATCACGGCTATTCAGTAAAGCTTAAGGTAGTGAGGGAAAACTCAGAATACAAACCCGTCCAGTTAAACACTCCTAAAAGCGTGTATAATTTTGTAAAGCATCTTGAAAACGAGGACAGGGAAAAGTTTATTTCAATACTGCTTGATTCAAAAAACAGGGTGTTAGGAGTAGATGAAGTAAGCACAGGCAGTCTTATGTCATCAATGGTAGAGCCAAGAGAAGTGTTTAAGACGGCAATTTTATACAATTCGGCAAATCTTATTTTTGCGCACAATCATCCTTCGGGAGACCCTACGCCGTCTGCAAGCGATATAGAATTGACGCATCATCTGCAAGAGGGAATGAAACTTTTAGGGATACGGCTTTTGGACCATATCATAATAGGATATGAACAGTATAAAAGCATGGCAAACGAGAAGCTGATTTAG
- a CDS encoding phosphoribosyltransferase family protein has translation METYSTQLNYLEKGCKCLSEGNWKLAVKYWEAGLKETLFTPNNPTLYGQGNFIKEQDGDAVGKYADGILEKHILKNGKELADNRVERFKPLIDGVYSLNAYRSLYDSEAGDPLSALLRCMKNSKEKAPVIGYALGRTLLDFLTDKQVMNKIDVIIPVPIFPGKLKERGYNQSDLLAVPFQWYTKIPVKRGVLSRIKDTKDLRSLPQAKREQELKGAFKVNEPDFVMGESILLIDDVVTYGTTLKECARVLRKYGAEKIYAATIAKSESSTLRERQKYHGIDILSGVREEESEFRSDDYLENLEDFILVYCEKNTKPKNLNNVTTS, from the coding sequence ATGGAAACGTATTCAACACAGTTAAACTATCTTGAGAAAGGCTGCAAATGCCTTAGCGAGGGCAATTGGAAGCTTGCAGTGAAATACTGGGAAGCGGGATTAAAAGAAACCCTGTTTACTCCCAACAACCCAACGCTTTATGGACAGGGAAATTTCATAAAAGAGCAAGATGGGGATGCAGTGGGGAAATACGCTGACGGAATTTTAGAGAAACACATTTTGAAAAACGGAAAAGAGCTTGCCGATAACCGGGTGGAGCGGTTTAAGCCCCTGATAGACGGAGTTTATTCCTTGAATGCATACCGCTCACTTTATGACTCTGAGGCAGGAGACCCTTTAAGTGCATTGCTCAGATGCATGAAAAACTCAAAAGAGAAGGCGCCTGTAATCGGCTATGCCCTTGGAAGAACGTTGTTAGACTTTCTCACGGATAAGCAGGTTATGAATAAAATTGACGTAATCATTCCCGTGCCAATATTCCCCGGCAAACTGAAAGAAAGAGGCTATAACCAGTCAGATTTGCTTGCAGTGCCATTCCAGTGGTATACGAAGATACCGGTAAAGCGGGGAGTATTATCAAGAATCAAAGATACAAAAGATTTAAGATCCCTTCCTCAGGCAAAACGGGAGCAAGAACTAAAAGGAGCATTCAAAGTCAACGAGCCTGATTTTGTCATGGGAGAAAGCATCCTGCTTATAGATGATGTTGTAACTTACGGCACAACGTTAAAAGAATGTGCAAGGGTTTTACGAAAATACGGTGCAGAAAAAATATATGCAGCTACGATAGCAAAATCCGAAAGCTCTACGCTGAGAGAGAGGCAAAAATATCATGGGATTGATATACTTAGTGGGGTAAGGGAAGAAGAAAGTGAATTTCGTTCAGACGATTACCTCGAGAACTTAGAAGATTTTATCCTTGTTTATTGTGAGAAAAACACCAAACCGAAAAATTTAAATAATGTCACTACCTCATAA
- a CDS encoding DUF87 domain-containing protein: MEETKRLLRKLVPALGKGSTNALWHSYLASSDLKSKQDDVDILRIIADRKAKNGYAKNIILPPPDKKQTEGEYPLGDVLYADKIYSEFGLCEDEWIKHMLIVGMTGTGKTNTVFQIIKELKKHDKPFLIFDWKKNCRDLLQFPEFKDTFVFTIGAKTSSFYFNPLIPPPGVDTKLWLGRIIDVICHAYFAGHGVEYFLRDALNDLYERFGVYKGKKVYPTFRDMEKVLKKEFVKGREMLWMASVKRILASLTFPGLFGDVLNVRKRSKLHKLLNKNVILEMDNLATSDKVFFIEALMLWIYEYRKNQTKREEFKHAIIIEEAHHMLSGKKERTKGEETIIETIIRMIREFGESIIAIDQEPNKLSDSIKANTYCKICFNLGNGKDIVDISKCMSLEPEEMGFIDRLNIGQAIVKLKGRFNEPVLVQFPKFEIKKGVVNDETLKQAMDRHNDELDSIFNIEPLENSEKAV; the protein is encoded by the coding sequence ATGGAAGAAACTAAAAGACTGCTGAGAAAACTTGTACCTGCTTTAGGCAAGGGAAGCACCAATGCACTGTGGCACTCTTATTTAGCATCCTCTGACCTGAAAAGCAAACAGGACGATGTGGATATTCTCAGGATTATTGCAGACAGGAAAGCAAAAAATGGATATGCTAAAAATATAATATTGCCTCCGCCGGATAAGAAACAAACAGAAGGAGAATATCCGTTGGGAGATGTGTTGTATGCAGATAAGATTTATTCAGAGTTTGGATTGTGTGAGGATGAATGGATAAAGCATATGCTCATCGTAGGAATGACCGGAACAGGAAAAACAAATACTGTTTTTCAGATAATCAAAGAGCTTAAAAAACACGATAAGCCATTTTTGATATTTGACTGGAAAAAAAATTGCAGGGATTTATTGCAGTTTCCTGAATTTAAGGACACTTTTGTCTTTACGATAGGAGCAAAAACTTCATCTTTTTATTTTAATCCCCTTATCCCGCCGCCAGGAGTTGACACAAAACTATGGCTTGGCAGGATCATAGACGTAATATGCCATGCTTATTTTGCAGGACACGGGGTGGAGTATTTTTTAAGGGATGCCTTAAATGACCTTTATGAGCGATTTGGAGTGTATAAAGGCAAAAAGGTATATCCTACCTTTCGTGATATGGAAAAAGTGCTTAAAAAAGAGTTTGTGAAGGGTAGGGAGATGTTATGGATGGCATCCGTGAAGAGAATTTTAGCAAGCCTGACTTTTCCAGGTCTCTTTGGAGATGTCTTGAATGTTAGAAAACGATCAAAACTTCACAAGCTCCTGAATAAGAACGTTATTCTTGAGATGGATAATCTTGCAACTTCAGATAAAGTGTTTTTCATTGAAGCGTTGATGCTCTGGATTTACGAATACAGGAAGAATCAGACGAAAAGAGAGGAGTTTAAGCATGCAATCATAATAGAAGAAGCTCATCATATGTTGAGTGGCAAAAAAGAGAGGACAAAGGGCGAAGAAACGATAATTGAGACCATAATCAGGATGATAAGGGAGTTTGGCGAGTCCATAATTGCCATAGACCAGGAGCCGAATAAGTTAAGCGATTCAATAAAAGCGAATACTTACTGTAAAATCTGCTTTAATCTGGGCAATGGGAAGGATATTGTAGACATATCGAAATGTATGAGCCTTGAGCCTGAAGAAATGGGTTTTATTGACCGTCTGAACATAGGACAGGCGATTGTGAAGCTAAAGGGCAGGTTTAACGAGCCCGTGCTTGTGCAGTTCCCGAAGTTTGAGATAAAGAAAGGAGTGGTGAACGATGAGACTCTAAAACAAGCTATGGACAGACATAATGACGAATTAGACAGTA
- a CDS encoding N-6 DNA methylase codes for MYETMYEILTRRFRDYDKAWDCLIEFLAVDNCPAVLGQLEHKLEWLFNDKDLSGKLMAVYKPEIIKSDIHDHLGDMYIENQSRSGKLGKGQFLTPDSVVEFMCQSTIGEAKETGRPLNVLDPCVGTGRFLIGAYKYAPDANLFGVDIDLRALRIAFTNCAIHGIRAYFLHADSLVHEIDISKPDGIANWQYANKWYSCWDKLKGMVGKESLIPIEEPLEALTASKESQPLVSTISATSQINLF; via the coding sequence ATGTATGAAACAATGTACGAAATACTTACGAGAAGATTCCGCGATTACGATAAAGCATGGGACTGCTTAATTGAGTTCCTTGCAGTGGATAACTGCCCGGCAGTCCTCGGCCAGTTAGAGCATAAATTAGAATGGCTCTTTAATGACAAAGACTTATCAGGCAAGCTAATGGCTGTTTACAAACCTGAAATTATCAAATCCGACATACACGACCATCTTGGAGATATGTACATTGAGAATCAGAGCAGGTCGGGAAAGCTTGGAAAAGGGCAGTTTCTGACACCTGATTCAGTAGTGGAGTTTATGTGCCAGAGCACTATAGGAGAAGCAAAAGAGACAGGCAGACCGCTAAACGTCCTTGATCCGTGTGTCGGGACAGGCAGGTTCTTAATTGGGGCTTATAAATACGCCCCTGATGCAAATCTATTCGGCGTTGACATTGACCTGCGGGCTTTACGAATAGCTTTCACGAATTGTGCCATTCACGGGATAAGGGCATATTTCCTGCATGCCGATTCATTAGTTCATGAGATTGACATATCAAAACCGGATGGCATAGCCAACTGGCAATATGCAAATAAATGGTATTCATGCTGGGACAAGCTAAAGGGGATGGTCGGAAAAGAATCCCTGATACCAATTGAAGAGCCCTTAGAAGCATTAACAGCATCAAAAGAATCCCAGCCTTTGGTAAGCACAATCTCCGCTACCTCTCAAATCAACCTTTTTTAG